The Prochlorococcus marinus str. MIT 9301 genome segment AGATACCACCCATATTCTTCCTCCATGGACTTGTACTATTCTCCTGCATACTGATAAACCTATGCCAAATCCTGAAGTTCCTTCAGAAGTCTGCGGGAGTCTTACCCTATCAAGAAAAATTCTTTTTTGTTCGCTCAAAGGAATACCTGCACCTTTGTCACAAATTGTTATTTCTACCCATTGATTTGTCTTGTGAATCATCGTGATTTTTATAGATCCAGAATCTCTAGAAAATTTAATAGCATTTTCAATTAAATTTAAAAATACTTGCCTCATTCTTCTTTGATCTGCAAATACACTTGGCAGATCAGATGGAATATCAGTATCAATTTCAATATTCCTTAATCTCCAGAATTTTTCTAATTCGAGTATTACTTCAGCACTAATATTACCTAAATCAATTTTCTGAGGATTAAATAACGCTTCCCATTTGGTTGTTCCAACCTCTAATAGATCCTGAGATAAGAGTTCAATTTCTTCTAGACGTCTTTTTATTACCTCTTGCAATTTTGAAATATCTATTTGTCCTAGTTTTTGACTTTGAACAGCCAAAGTAGCAGCCGTTAAAGGTGTCCTTAATTCATGCGCGACCATTCTTAACAATCTCTCCTGAGACTCAATTCTTTTTGTTAAAGTCTCATTTTCTTGTCTTAAAACGAGAAGTTCATCTTCTAATAGAAATTCTTTTTGAGTTCTTATTGAATCAATTTTAGATGGTTGCAAATTAATCCCAAGATTTTTTGTTAAGCCTTCCTGTGTCCATCTTGGCAACCACTTTTGCAACTGAGAAAAAATATTACTTCCAGCAAATATTTGTTTTGGAGCTGGAGAAACTTTTATAAGGGCAGGAATAGCTACTAATCTATGTAATTCGAGTAATTCTGGTTGCTCTGTAGGCTCAGAAATCTGGAGAGATATCTCAAATTCACAATCATCTGATTCTAGATAAGCTATTAAGGACTTAATGTCATTACTAGAAAGTTGATTTCTAGCTGCCACAAGTATTAATTTTAACTCTTTTTTATCATTCAAATGATTTCCTCTGAAGTGTTGAAAAGCTGTTAATCCTTATAAACACCTTAAGATATTTATTTTTATTTTACAGATAAGCTATTAAATAAATAGGACTTATTTATATATGGTTGCTATTAATCCAAAGGAAAATTTACATTTTGGTGAAAACCCTCCAGAAATCAACCTAAATAGTAATTTAAAAAGGTGGTTTTCCAGGAATATTGGATTGTGGAAATCTAACAGAACTTATTTTCTTGATGAAGCACAAAAAACTTATAATTTAACTATGAATATTAATATTCAAGCTCTAGAAAGTAAATCCCAATGGGAGTCGCATTATAAGTTCACTTGGTACCCAGAAAAAAAATATAAGTTCTTTAACGAGAATCCCCAGTATAAAGAACGAGGAGAAATGCATGCATTTTTAAAAGGCCATCAACTAAAGAGGGAAAATTTTTATTTAAGTGATGAGGAAGGTATTTCAAATATTAAACAAGTAGACGAACACGAAATGATTTTTGAATCTTCTTACAAAGATTGGTATATCCTTGAACATACAAGACTTTTAGATTCTGATAATCATAGATTTAGGGTTATATATTCGTGGAACAAAAATATCTTAAAAATAGTAGAAAATCATCACGAAATTAAAACTATTAAATAAATTCTATTTTCAGATTTAGTTTAAAAAATAAAAAATGGTATCTTTAATATATGAATTAAAAATGAATCAAATATGTGTTTTAAGATATCTAAAATTTTTGCAATCCCCCTAATTTCTTCAACTTTTTTGTTTGGTTTTAACAACTTGAATGCAAATGTTAAAAATTCTCCTGCAAATAAAAATGATTTAGATTTATATCATGGGATGGGAGTTTCATTTTTGTGTAATGCGACAAGAAAGGGATTTGATTTAGATTTCCCAAAAACATTAAACGTAGCTTCAGCAACTTTCGCATCAGTAGTTTCACAAAAACATGGAGGGAAAATAATAGAAAGGAAGAAAGAACAAACAGTTGATATAAAGAAATTACAATTTATTGCATCTCTGCAGTTAGTTGAATCAGCTCTTCAAGTGTGTCCAGATAATGTTCCAGAAAAGATTAAAAAACAATTCAAAATTGAAACTGAGAGACTCAAAAAATTAAAAGGATCAGGGAAAAAATAATTTCTTTTATCTAAACATAGAACTAACAGAACTTTCCTCGTGAATTCTCCAAATAGCCTCACCCAACATATTCGCAACAGAAAGAACTTTTAACTGCGGAAAATTATCTTTATGTAAAACAGGTATACTATTAGTCACAATAACTTGTTCAAATAGATTCTTAGCACTTAATCTTTCATAAGAAGGAGGAGAGAATACAGCATGCGATGCACATGCAAATATTCTATTAGCTCCCTCTTGTTTTAATAAATTAGCTCCAGAACAAATTGTGCCTCCAGTATCTATCATATCGTCTATGAGAATAGCTGTCTTACCTTTAACTTCACCAATAACTGTTAAACTTTCAGCGATATTATGAGCAGATCTCCTTTTATCAATAATAGCCAACGGAGCATCTTTCATTAATTTTGCAAACGCTCTTGCTCTAGCAACTCCACCTACATCCGGAGAGACGACAACTATTTCTTCTAAATCTAAAGTTTCTAGATAATCAATTAACACAGGTGAACCGTAAATATGATCGCATGGAATGTCAAAATATCCTTGAATTTGAGCTGAGTGTAAATCCATAGCAAGAACCCTATCAACTCCTGATTTCTCAAGCAAATTAGCAGTTAGTTTTGCAGTTATAGACTCTCTTCCTGAGGTTTTTCTATCTGCCCTTGCATATCCAAAATAAGGAATTACAGCTGTTATTTGTCTCGCAGACGCTCTCTTGCACGCGTCTACCATTATCATAAGCTCCATCAAACTATCGTTTACAGGAGCACATGTAGGTTGTATCAGGAACACATCGCAACCTCTAATAGATTGTTGAATCTGGACATAAAGTTCTCCATCAGCAAATCTTTTTGATATTAAAGGTACATTTTCAATCCCTAAGTATGATGCAATTTCTTCAGCTAATTTAGGATTAGTTGTCCCACTTACTAACCTTAATCTACTATTTGTTAGATTAAAATTCGACTCTTTACTCTGCATTGCCGTGATAAAACTTGTCACGAAATTTGCACCATAAAACTATAATCTTATCGTAGTCGTTTATGAGAATTTCGCAAAAAATAATCTCTATATCTTTTCAAAAGTTAAATCAATCAAGCTAGATCTCATTCATTAAAAATTAGATTTTAAATGGATTCAGTCTAAAAAAGAAGTAATAATATTTGTCAATCAAAAAAAATTTGTATATTGTGTAATTTAGAGAATTAAAAACACTTTAAGAGTAAATAAACAAAATATAATTAATAACATGCCTAAAGAATCAGTTCTTGCAAAAAAATCATTAGGCATACTTATGCATCCTTCATGTATTCCAGGAGGGGGAGGAGTATGCGGAACTTTTGGCAGAGGAGCTAAAGATTGGATAAAAAAACTACATAGGCATGGGATTGAATATTGGCAATTTTTACCTCTTACACCCACTGACTGTATGGGATCTCCCTATAGTTCTCCATCTAGTTTTGCTCTAAACCCATGGTTCTTAGACATAGACGAATTAATCAACAACGGGTTTATCTTTATTTCAAATAAAGAAGAATTAGGACCAACAAATCAGAATAAAGATTATTTTGACTTTAATGTTGCGGATGCTTTAACAAAAAAATTAGGTTACCTCCTCTTGCAAGGTTGGAGCTCACAACCTGAAGAAACAAAACTAGATTTTTATAAATGGATAAGTAGAAATTCTTGGGTTGAAGATTATGCATTATTTGTTGTAATCAAAGAGGAGTTTAATATGTTGCCTTGGTGGGAATGGCCTCAAGAATTTAAATTAAAAAATAACAAGTTCTTAAAATCGTGGATCAAGAAAAAAAGTGAAGAGATACTTATTAAAAAATTAATACAATGGCATCTTGATGAGCAATGGAGTGCTATTAAAAACTTTGCAAAATCAAGAGATATTAAGCTAATAGGAGATTTACCTTTTTATGTCTCAAGGGACAGCTCTGACGTATGGAGTAATAGATCATTATTTTCAATTTTTAAAAATGGAGATTTAATTTTTCAAAGTGGTGTTCCACCTGATTATTTTTCATCAACAGGACAATTATGGGGCACCCCAACATACTTTTGGTCAAAACATAAGAGGACTAATTTCAATTGGTGGAGAAAAAGATTTCAAAGGCAATTTGAACTCGTGGATATATTGAGGTTCGATCATTTCAGGGGGTTAGCCGGTTACTGGAGAGTTAATGGCAGTTCTAAATCAGCAATTAATGGAAAATGGATAAATTCTCCAGGTAAAACACTATTAAATAAAGTAAAAAAGGATCTGGGGTCTAACTATCTACCAATTATTGCTGAGGATCTGGGAGTAATTACCCCAGATGTAATCAAACTAAGGAATTTTTTTGAACTACCTGGCATGAAAATATTACAATTTGCTTTTGATGGTAATGAAGATAATCCTTATTTACCTAAGAATATTAAAGGAGAAAATTGGGTTGTTTATACTGGTACTCATGATAATTCTACTTCTGTTTCATGGTGGGAATATTTAGATTATGAATCAAAAAAAAGAATAAAAGATGAATATAAATTTTCAGAAAATCCTTCTTGGGATTTAATAGAAATTGGCATGAATACAAATGCCTATCTCTTTATCGCTCCTATGCAAGATCTACTATCTCTAGACGATTCAAGTAGATTAAATAAACCCGGCACCACAAAAAATAACTGGAAATGGAAGTTAAATCGATCTTTAGAAGAAATAGAAGATAATATAAAAATCTTTAGTGAGCTAGGAAGTAATTTTGGGAGAACTCGAAAGTAGAGTTTATTAAAAATTATTTATTAATGATTTGATTTTCAATATTTTGAATCTCTATTACATTTACATTAAAAACAAAGTACCTCTTTAGTAAAAATATAGTTAAAACTAATATAAAAAAATACAAAAGACTTCCCTGCCATGTATTTATAAGATCAAATTTCCTTAACAGAAAATCGTTTTCCCCTTTCTTTAAAATTTTTCTTTCTCTAACTGTTAATTTTAATAAGGTATTTTTTTTTAATCCTAAGCATTCCTCTAATTTAATTAATATAGATCTCATAAAAGGGTACTTCGGCATAATATTTTTATTGTTATTTTCAATAGAATTTATTACGCTTTCAGGAATTTTTGAAATGCATGACAATTCTTTTACTGTAAGGTTTTGTTGGATTCTTGCTTCTTTGACTAACTCTGCAATTTCTATATATTTATCAACCAATCCAGGACTAGAGTCTTTATTTTTTTCAGATTTTTTTTTAGATAAAAAGAGATTCTTCAAAATATTCATTAATATTCACAAGCTAATTAATCCTTTTTCTACTCAATTTTTTTTAAAAACCACATTCTCTATTGATTCTAATCTAATTAAAATCATAAGTAAATTCATTGCATATAAATATAAAAACTAAACTGTAGAAATAAAATTTTGAACTGCACTTTTTGCAATATTTAAAGGGCTAAAAGTATCTCTAATTAAACTGAAGAGTTTTTTAGCATCAGTAAATTCTAATTTTTCATCTTTTATAAGGCTTAAAAGAAGATTCTTTCGAACTTCGGATCCTTTCTTACTGACAAATAATTTCAATCCAGCGTTAGCTACTGGTATAAGATCTGAATTAATATTTTCTGAATCTTTAAATAAAATATTTAATAAACTTTCAACTTTTTCTATTTGAATTTGACCTTTTTTATCAAAAACGACTTCTAAAAGGATTTCTAAAATCTCCTCAGAATTATCGGTAAGTAGTTTTTTAGCAATATATGGATAAGCTATTTTTAAAATTTTAAATTCAGGATCTAGTCTTAGTGCTAAACCTTCTTGACTAACAACGGCTCTTATTATTAAGGCAAACCTACTGGGAACCCTGAAAGGATAGGAATACATAAGTTTTGAAAATTTATCAGTTACATTTTTAAGATTAAAATTACCAACCTCAGCGCTTAGGGATCCACCAAGAACTTCTTTTAATGGTTCTACAAGTTGGTTAAGATCTTGTTCTTTGGTTAAGAAACCTAATTTCTGGAAATCTTCTGCCAAAAGAAAATATTCTTCGTTTATTATGTGAACAATTGCTTTAATAAGAGTAAGTCTATCTGAATTAGAAATATTATCCATCATTCCGAAATCAACATAAGCCAAATTTCCACAATCTGCATTTCCTCCTTTAAGAGCAAACATATTTCCTGGATGTGGGTCTGCATGAAAATATCCAAATTCAAATAATTGCTGGAGACCACTGATAACACAAGTTTTTATAAATGAAGCAGGTATTAAGTTATTTTCCTCCAATAAGGCTCGATCTTTTAACTTAACTCCATCAATCCAAGAGGTTGTGATAATCCTTTTAGATGAAAACTGTTGTTCTAATTTAGGAATAAAAATATTCGGGTTTTCTTTGAATAAATTTGCAAACTTCAAAGCATTTTCGGCCTCTTTTTGATAGTCAATTTCATCAAAAAGTGCCTTACCAAACTCATCTATTATTTCCCCAATTCCAACACCTATATTTAATGGTAAAATTGGGGATAAAAAAGTTCCTAAAAACCTTAAAATTACAATATCCCTTCTTATAAGAAAATATAAATTTGGCCTCTGTACTTTCACAGCTAAATAAGAGTCATTTATTTTTGCTTTATAAACTTGACCTAAACTTGCAGAAGCAATAGGACTATCTGGAAACTCTTGAAATAATTCATTAGCAGGTGATCCAAGTTCATCTTCAATAATTTTTAAAGCAATTTTGTGATCAAATGCTGGGAGATTATCTTGTAAGTTTGTAAGTTCTGTAAGCCAATCTTGTCTAACAAGATCTGGCCTAGTTGAGAGTGCCTGACCTAATTTGATAAAACATGGACCTAAGTCTGTTATTACATCAAAAAGATATTTCGAGAGATTTTTTTGTACATTTTTATTTTTACTGTTACCTTGAGAAAGTATTCTCAAAAAAAGAAAAATAAAAGTTAAAAGGATATATAAAACTCTTGGTATAAAAATCCATGGTCTCAAAATCAACCAAAGTAAATCATCTTTTGCTGAATATTTGGAATAAGATTTTTTCATCAAAGTTAAAAAATATCAAAAAAGATTACCACGTAATTCATTCTATATATGTAGATAATACTTTATGAGCATTTCATCTTTTCTAACTAAAAAGTTTTTAAAGTCTTTATTCTTTCCCGCTCACAACAGAGGGGCGGCTCTACCAAAGAAATTAGTGAGGTTATTAAAAAATCCACCTGGGTATTGGGACTTGCCTGAACTACCAGAGATAGGATCACCACTATCCCAAAGCGGATTGATTGCTAAATCTCAAAGAGAATTCTCTGACAAATTTGGGGCCAAAGGATGTTTTTTTGGAGTTAATGGAGCTTCCGGATTAATACAATCTGCAGTAATTGCAATGGCAAATCCAGGCGAAAATATCCTGATGCCTAGAAATGTTCACATAAGTGTTATAAAAATCTGTGCGATGCAGAATATAAATCCAATA includes the following:
- the malQ gene encoding 4-alpha-glucanotransferase, with the translated sequence MPKESVLAKKSLGILMHPSCIPGGGGVCGTFGRGAKDWIKKLHRHGIEYWQFLPLTPTDCMGSPYSSPSSFALNPWFLDIDELINNGFIFISNKEELGPTNQNKDYFDFNVADALTKKLGYLLLQGWSSQPEETKLDFYKWISRNSWVEDYALFVVIKEEFNMLPWWEWPQEFKLKNNKFLKSWIKKKSEEILIKKLIQWHLDEQWSAIKNFAKSRDIKLIGDLPFYVSRDSSDVWSNRSLFSIFKNGDLIFQSGVPPDYFSSTGQLWGTPTYFWSKHKRTNFNWWRKRFQRQFELVDILRFDHFRGLAGYWRVNGSSKSAINGKWINSPGKTLLNKVKKDLGSNYLPIIAEDLGVITPDVIKLRNFFELPGMKILQFAFDGNEDNPYLPKNIKGENWVVYTGTHDNSTSVSWWEYLDYESKKRIKDEYKFSENPSWDLIEIGMNTNAYLFIAPMQDLLSLDDSSRLNKPGTTKNNWKWKLNRSLEEIEDNIKIFSELGSNFGRTRK
- a CDS encoding ribose-phosphate pyrophosphokinase, encoding MTSFITAMQSKESNFNLTNSRLRLVSGTTNPKLAEEIASYLGIENVPLISKRFADGELYVQIQQSIRGCDVFLIQPTCAPVNDSLMELMIMVDACKRASARQITAVIPYFGYARADRKTSGRESITAKLTANLLEKSGVDRVLAMDLHSAQIQGYFDIPCDHIYGSPVLIDYLETLDLEEIVVVSPDVGGVARARAFAKLMKDAPLAIIDKRRSAHNIAESLTVIGEVKGKTAILIDDMIDTGGTICSGANLLKQEGANRIFACASHAVFSPPSYERLSAKNLFEQVIVTNSIPVLHKDNFPQLKVLSVANMLGEAIWRIHEESSVSSMFR
- a CDS encoding helix-turn-helix domain-containing protein, with product MNILKNLFLSKKKSEKNKDSSPGLVDKYIEIAELVKEARIQQNLTVKELSCISKIPESVINSIENNNKNIMPKYPFMRSILIKLEECLGLKKNTLLKLTVRERKILKKGENDFLLRKFDLINTWQGSLLYFFILVLTIFLLKRYFVFNVNVIEIQNIENQIINK
- a CDS encoding ABC1 kinase family protein, which translates into the protein MKKSYSKYSAKDDLLWLILRPWIFIPRVLYILLTFIFLFLRILSQGNSKNKNVQKNLSKYLFDVITDLGPCFIKLGQALSTRPDLVRQDWLTELTNLQDNLPAFDHKIALKIIEDELGSPANELFQEFPDSPIASASLGQVYKAKINDSYLAVKVQRPNLYFLIRRDIVILRFLGTFLSPILPLNIGVGIGEIIDEFGKALFDEIDYQKEAENALKFANLFKENPNIFIPKLEQQFSSKRIITTSWIDGVKLKDRALLEENNLIPASFIKTCVISGLQQLFEFGYFHADPHPGNMFALKGGNADCGNLAYVDFGMMDNISNSDRLTLIKAIVHIINEEYFLLAEDFQKLGFLTKEQDLNQLVEPLKEVLGGSLSAEVGNFNLKNVTDKFSKLMYSYPFRVPSRFALIIRAVVSQEGLALRLDPEFKILKIAYPYIAKKLLTDNSEEILEILLEVVFDKKGQIQIEKVESLLNILFKDSENINSDLIPVANAGLKLFVSKKGSEVRKNLLLSLIKDEKLEFTDAKKLFSLIRDTFSPLNIAKSAVQNFISTV
- a CDS encoding histidine kinase, giving the protein MNDKKELKLILVAARNQLSSNDIKSLIAYLESDDCEFEISLQISEPTEQPELLELHRLVAIPALIKVSPAPKQIFAGSNIFSQLQKWLPRWTQEGLTKNLGINLQPSKIDSIRTQKEFLLEDELLVLRQENETLTKRIESQERLLRMVAHELRTPLTAATLAVQSQKLGQIDISKLQEVIKRRLEEIELLSQDLLEVGTTKWEALFNPQKIDLGNISAEVILELEKFWRLRNIEIDTDIPSDLPSVFADQRRMRQVFLNLIENAIKFSRDSGSIKITMIHKTNQWVEITICDKGAGIPLSEQKRIFLDRVRLPQTSEGTSGFGIGLSVCRRIVQVHGGRIWVVSEVGVGSCFHFTVPVWQGQNKEQQYLTKG